The following proteins are co-located in the Amphiprion ocellaris isolate individual 3 ecotype Okinawa chromosome 7, ASM2253959v1, whole genome shotgun sequence genome:
- the ints4 gene encoding integrator complex subunit 4 isoform X1, giving the protein MAAHLKKRVYEEFSKVVQVTHEEAPAKKLRLSKPSKSAALHVDLCKASSSTDALQYLLTFSRKPVEAESVEGVVRILLEHYYKETDSSVRLKIASLLGLLSKTPGFSPDCIVDDAINTLSSEKSHQVLAQLLDSLLVIGSQLPESPAVRLRLIEVAYKNLSDSSFGVRTKCLQLLGCLGLLEAPLGKDSDGPGPSLAAMRDVQSIISDYFGDQDPRVRTAALKAMLQLHERGMKIHQIIYDQACRLLSDDYEQVRSAAVQMVWVLSQLYPESIVPIPSSNEEIRLVDDAFGKISHMVSDGSWMVRVQAAKTLGSMLQVSPHFLEQTLDKKLMSDLRRKRTAHERAKELFASGEFSSGRKWADDAPKEKLDTNTVNLIASGACGAFVHGLEDEMFGSLQGDLIPCSPPSEVRNAAVEALCQLARSSPSFAEKCLDFLVDMFNDEIEEVRLQSIHVLRQISTHITLREDQLDTVLAVLEDSSRDIREALHELLCFTNVSTKECIQLALLELLKNLNKYPTDRSSVWKCLKFLGSRHPTLVLPLVPELLSTHPYFDTPEPDMDDPAYIAVLVLVFNAATSCPTMPALFSDHTFRHYAYLRDSLSHLVPPLRLPGRKQVYGLDSVDCGSGSGSVESAQLFLQQSLNRVSTIQNLEAAGAPELLDLTIRDLQRLGELQTELAGAADFCATFLRCQLLLMKALQEKLWNISVPLILKQNITVTAAAQQVLDESYKLEFLYSGLENRQVATIHHVRLQAKALQLILAARTRHGLDSLISSCEKFLQDVESFQRLFLTELPHLQDSFVEKLLELLPRLSSCKPVEQVKILQTTLRQSGLLQLRLPEQIHRATATIIEPTGESDNPLRFTSGLVVALDIDATLEHVQDPQNSVKVQVLYPDGQSHVIHPKPADFRKPGPNRHRLITQVYLSHTAWTEPSQIEVRLLLAYSSSCSSRLGWTDAMDSLHPAEGTVEGTIPFSKHVKVFIMPKPARR; this is encoded by the exons ATGGCAGCACATCTGAAAAAACGGGTTTATGAGGAGTTTTCTAAAGTTGTCCAG GTTACTCATGAAGAAGCTCCGGCTAAGAAGCTGCGCTTGTCCAAACCCAGTAAATCTGCAGCGCTCCACGTGGACCTCTGCAAGGCCTCCAGCTCCACCGATGCCCTGCAGTACCTGCTGACGTTCTCCAGGAAACCCGTGGAAGCCGAGAGTGTGGAGGGCGTGGTCCGCATCCTGCTGGAGCACTACTACAAG GAGACGGATAGCTCTGTGCGGCTGAAGATTGCCTCTCTGCTCGGCCTGCTGTCTAAAACTCCAGGATTCAGTCCCGACTGCATCGTCGATGACGCCATCAACACACTCAGCAGCGAGA AGTCTCACCAGGTTCTGGCCCAGCTGCTCGATTCTCTCCTGGTCATTGGATCTCAGCTTCCTGAGAGTCCAGCGGTCAGACTGAGACTCATAGAGGTGGCTTATAAG AACCTCTCCGACTCGTCCTTCGGGGTGAGGACCAAGTGTCTCCAGCTGCTGGGCTGTCTGGGTCTGTTGGAGGCTCCTCTGGGTAAAGACAGTGATGGACCTGGACCTTCTCTGG CAGCTATGAGGGACGTTCAGAGCATCATCAGTGATTACTTTGGAGATCAGGACCCCAGAGTTCGAACTGCTGCCCTCAAAGCCATG ctgcagctgcatgaGAGAGGAATGAAGATCCACCAGATCATCTATGATCAG GCCTGCAGGCTGCTGTCAGATGACTATGAGCAGGTCCGATCTGCAGCGGTTCAGATGGTCTGGGTTCTCAGTCAGCTTTACCCTGAAAG CATCGTGCCCATTCCGTCGTCCAATGAGGAGATCCGACTGGTGGATGATGCATTCGGTAAGATCAGCCACATGGTCAGTGATGGTTCCTGGATGGTCCGAGTCCAGGCGGCCAAAACCCTG GGTTCCATGCTGCAGGTCAGTCCTCACTTTCTGGAGCAAACGCTGGATAAGAAGCTGATGTCTGATCTCAGA AGGAAGAGAACCGCTCATGAAAGGGCCAAAGAGCTCTTTGCTTCTGGGGAGTTTTCCTCTGGCAGGAAGTGGGCTGACGACGCTCCCAAGGAGAAGCTGGACACCAACACTGTCAACCTGATCGCCTCTGGAGCCTGTGGAGCCTTCGTCCACGGCCTGGAGGACGAGATGTTCG gttctcttcagggTGACCTtattccatgttctcctcccTCAGAGGTCCGTAACGCGGCTGTGGAGGCTCTCTGCCAGCTGGCTCGGTCTTCTCCCAGTTTTGCAGAGAAATGTCTGGACTTCCTGGTGGACATGTTCAATGATGAGATCGAGGAGGTCCGGCTGCAGTCCATCCACGTCCTCAGACAGATCTCCACCCACATCACCCTGAGGGAGGACCAGCTGGACACGGTTCTGGCTGTTCTGGAG GATTCTTCACGGGACATCAGAGAAGCTCTCCatgagctgctgtgtttcacCAACGTCTCCACCAAAGAGTGCATCCAGCTGGCCCTGCTGGAGCTCCTGAAGAACCTGAACAAGTACCCCACGGACCGGAGCTCCGTCTGGAA gtgtCTGAAATTTCTGGGTTCTCGACACCCGACTCTGGTTCTACCTCTGGTTCCGGAGCTGCTCAGTACACATCCATACTTCGATACTCCAGAACCAGACATGGATGACCCGGCCT ACATTgcggttctggttctggtctttAACGCGGCCACTTCCTGTCCCACGATGCCGGCGCTGTTCTCTGACCACACCTTCAGACATTACGCCTACCTGAGGGACAGCCTGTCTCACCTGGTGCCGCCGCTCAGG CTGCCCGGCAGGAAGCAGGTCTatggtctggactctgtggattgtggttctggttctggttctgtggaATCAGCTCAGCTTTTCCTCCAGCAGAGTCTGAACAGAGTCAGTACCATCCAGAACCTGGAGGCAGCGGGAGCCCCGGAGCTGCTGGACCTGACCATCAG GGACCTCCAGAGGCTGGGTGAACTTCAGACTGAACTTGCCGGAGCTGCAGATTTCTGTGCTACATTTCTACGCTgccagctgctgctgatgaag GCgctgcaggagaaactctgGAACATCTCAGTTCCCCTGATTCTGAAACAGAACATCACGGTAACGGCAGCCGCACAGCAG GTCCTGGATGAATCCTATAAACTGGAGTTCCTCTACAGCGGTCTGGAGAACCGTCAGGTGGCGACCATTCATCACGTCAGACTGCAGGCCAAAGCTCTGCAGCTGATCCTGGCGGCCAGAACCAGACACGG GTTGGACTCTCTGATCAGCAGCTGTGAGAAGTTTCTGCAGGACGTTGAATCTTTTCAGAG GCTCTTCCTGACTGAGCTGCCTCACCTCCAGGACAGTTTTGTGGAGAAGCTTCTGGAGCTGCTGCCTCGGCTGTCGTCCTGTAAGCCAGTGGAGCAGGTGAAGATTCTGCAGACGACGCTCCGACAGAGTGGACTGCTGCAGCTCCGACTGCCTGAACAA ATCCATCGGGCCACAGCCACCATCATAGAACCCACCGGGGAGTCTGACAACCCTCTGAGGTTCACGTCCGGCCTGGTGGTGGCATTAGACATCGACGCCACACTGGAGCACGTCCAGGACCCTCAGAACTCTGTTAAAGTTCAG GTTCTGTATCCAGATGGTCAGAGTCATGTGATCCATCCTAAACCTGCAGACTTCAGGAAGCCTGGACCGAACCGACACCGACTCATCACACAGGTGTACCTGTCGCACACAGCATGGACAG AACCGTCTCAGATTGAAGTGCGCCTCCTGCTGGCCTAcagctcctcctgctcctccaggCTGGGATGGACCGATGCCATGGACAGCCTCCACCCTGCAGAGGGCACCGTCGAAGGAACTATCCCCTTCAGCAAACATGTCAAAGTGTTCATCATGCCCAAACCTGCCCGACGTTAA